From Solanum lycopersicum chromosome 8, SLM_r2.1, the proteins below share one genomic window:
- the LOC138337725 gene encoding uncharacterized protein, with amino-acid sequence MVRTRAMTTSTPTPARQETTELATGAVARGRTAARGRGRGRGRTSSRGRGRTPSPSDTRAVTPPPTEEVIREGEDGETEQVQNEEMPPQPTPEMINQVLAYLSGLSDQGQAPPVFSAPLPPVSEVQHAATMAPRMDVPLDIGTFPRLTTGHIMTNDQHELFSKFLKLKPPVFKGAESEDAYDFLVDCHELLHKMGIVERFGVEFVTYQFQGNAKMWWRSHIEFQPIEAPPMTWASFSSLFMEKYIPRTLRDRKRDEFLSLEQGRITVNAYEAKFRALSRYATQLCFSPQERIRRFVKGLRSELRISALQIAAMAKSFQEVVDFVIEVEGVKPDDFTTTSTSKRFRKGGEFNGSYTKGQGSGSYVVRPIQSSLQTVVEGPPPTGQHFSERPMHEPRECYGCGEIGHIKRYCPKQSYRPPNVRGRGGHGRGRYSGGRGGRGNGGHQNGRGDGQTGASTSQQGRGNG; translated from the coding sequence atggttagaactagagcaatgactacgtcaacaccaacaccggccagacaagaaacaactgagctagccactggggctgtggctcgaggaagaacagcggcgaggggccgtggaagaggtcgtgggaggacgtcctctaggggaagaggacgaacccCTAGCCCATcagatactagggcagtgactcctccaccgactgaggaagtaataagagaaggggaggatggggaaactgaacaagtgcaaaatgaggaaatgccaccccaacctaccccagagatgatcaatcaggttctggcttatcttagcgggttatctgatcaaggtcaggcacctccagtgttttctgcgccattacctccggtttcagaagtgcaacatgcggctactatggctccccgcatggatgttccattggacataggcacatttccacgtctgactactgggcatataatgacaaatgatcagcatgaacttttcagtaaattcttgaaattgaaacctccggtcttcaagggtgctgaatcggaggatgcttatgattttctggttgactgtcacgagctactacacaagatgggtatagtagaacggtttggtgtggagtttgtgacttatcagtttcaagggaacgccaaaatgtggtggcggtcacatatcgagtttcaaccaatagaggcaccacctatgacttgggcctcattctctagtttgtttatggagaagtatatcccccggactttgagggataggaaaagggatgagttcttgagcctagagcaaggtaggataacggttaatgcttatgaggctaagtttcgtgcactatccagatatgccactcaactctgtttcagtcctcaagagcggattcgccggtttgtgaaggggttgaggtcagaattgcggatttcggccttacagatagcggcaatggcaaaatccttccaagaagtggtagactttgtgatagaagtggaaggagtgaagccagacgacttcaccacaacatcgacatcaaaaaggtttcgaaagggaggagagtttaatggttcttacactaaaggacagggttcgggaagttacgtagttcgacccattcagtcttcactacaaactGTAGTTGAGGgcccacctccgaccggtcaacacttctctgagagacctatgcatgaacccagagagtgctatggatgtggggagattggacatattaagagatattgtccaaaacagagttacagacctccaaatgttagaggtagaggtggtcatggcagaggccgttattctggaggacgtggtggtcgaggaaatggtggtcaccaaaatggccgaggtgatgggcaaactggagccagtacatcacaacaaggtaggggAAACGGAtag